One Nostoc sp. UHCC 0302 DNA window includes the following coding sequences:
- a CDS encoding type I polyketide synthase, translating to MILEQETISEIAETVQSAKIAIVGMDAFFGECNGLDAFERSVYNAKQHFIPLPPQRWHGIEAQENLLKKYGLTDGKPPVGAYITDFEIDTLAYKIPPNELEKLNPQQLLLLKVCDRALKDANMKQGGNVAVIIAAEAELAVHQLQQRWNLSWQIQDGLKAAEIGLSGEKVTQLETIVKDSVHHQVDVAEYLSYIGNIMASRISALWNFTGPAFTITAVETSAFKALEVAQMLLTTGEVDAVVIGAVDLAGGVENVLLRSQFAKINTGIHTLSYDQKVNGWMVGEGAGAIVLKRHEITRQNNERIYAVIDAISFGQSYSNSIDAETINQTCNQAFQMAGVQPTEVNYLEVSGSGIPQEDEAEITGLLQAYPGGTNDLNCALGSVKANIGHTYVASGIASLIKTALCLYYRYIPATPNWSSIKTPEVWQASPFYVPTESRPWFLNKDGTRRVAAINGIGCDGTSAHLILSEESNQQERSSTYLEQIPFYLFPLAANASTDLLKALENLQLTIENSDSLLVTTSQTLASFEKVSAAKYAIAIIGRNKKELLKEIESARKGVNKAFEDGTDWLTPLGSYFTAKPLGKTGEIAFVYPAAVNSYIGIGRNLFRLFPKLHDDVIIKSLYKRAADVVKLVFPRSLNKFSTKQLETLEKQLLDDSLVMFETEMICARIITTIVQDYFRIQPKYVFGYSLGETSMMVAQGIWSNFHQGSNAFNSSPLFKDRLSGSKSAVLEYWGLPKTSASINDNFWITYVLMANLSQVRECIKHEQRVYLTQINTPEEVLIAGEPAACERVIKTLGCNAFPAPFDHVIHCEAMQSEYEELVKLHSLPSQNSPDTVFYSAGNYLPITLDSSEIARSVSKGLCQQLDFSRLVNRVYDDGARIFIEAGAGSVCSRWIDKNLENKEHITVSLNRRGVDDHTSIIKALAKLVSHRVSLDLSPLYSVAQEISNQNKSTIKTVNLGRKSIIDNILSTENRKIFQDSVGDLRGDRSNNKYENIANVPEIKIIDFLNNPDQNEQPKINFYNQPQENTMKNIVDSNEVKEQLQSSESDATQQQISQSISYPVTIPQSLVNPVISPNLLKTQCQRLSANNSSITKAHANLLEARQESNKQISQIIQLQLTYIQHLLNQ from the coding sequence ATGATTCTTGAACAAGAAACCATCAGCGAAATAGCTGAAACGGTGCAATCAGCCAAAATTGCTATTGTCGGCATGGATGCCTTTTTTGGTGAATGTAATGGCTTAGATGCCTTTGAACGTAGCGTTTATAATGCTAAACAGCATTTTATTCCCTTACCGCCCCAAAGATGGCACGGAATAGAAGCGCAAGAGAACTTACTTAAAAAGTATGGGTTAACAGATGGAAAACCACCTGTGGGGGCATACATTACAGATTTTGAAATTGATACTTTAGCTTACAAAATTCCCCCGAACGAACTAGAAAAGCTCAACCCACAACAACTGTTACTGCTGAAGGTTTGCGATCGCGCCCTTAAAGATGCGAATATGAAACAAGGGGGCAATGTCGCTGTTATTATTGCCGCCGAAGCAGAACTGGCTGTACATCAGCTACAGCAAAGATGGAATTTATCTTGGCAGATTCAGGATGGTCTCAAGGCTGCGGAAATTGGCTTGTCTGGTGAGAAAGTTACTCAATTGGAAACCATTGTCAAAGATAGTGTCCATCATCAAGTAGATGTTGCTGAATATTTGAGTTACATCGGCAATATCATGGCGAGTCGGATTTCTGCGCTATGGAATTTCACGGGGCCAGCATTCACCATCACGGCGGTAGAAACTTCAGCTTTCAAAGCTTTAGAAGTTGCCCAAATGCTACTGACGACTGGGGAAGTGGATGCTGTAGTTATTGGTGCTGTTGATTTGGCAGGTGGGGTGGAAAATGTCTTGCTGCGAAGCCAATTTGCCAAAATTAACACTGGTATTCATACCTTAAGTTATGACCAGAAGGTTAATGGCTGGATGGTTGGCGAAGGCGCAGGTGCAATCGTCTTGAAGCGTCACGAAATCACCCGACAAAATAATGAACGCATCTATGCAGTTATTGATGCCATTAGTTTCGGGCAGAGTTATTCAAATTCTATAGATGCGGAAACTATTAACCAAACCTGTAATCAAGCTTTCCAGATGGCAGGTGTTCAACCCACAGAGGTTAACTATCTAGAGGTTTCTGGTAGTGGCATTCCTCAAGAAGACGAAGCCGAAATTACAGGTTTACTCCAGGCTTATCCAGGCGGCACAAATGACCTTAACTGTGCGCTTGGCAGTGTCAAAGCTAATATCGGTCATACTTATGTAGCTTCAGGAATCGCCAGCCTGATTAAAACCGCGCTGTGTCTCTATTACAGATATATTCCTGCCACCCCCAATTGGTCTAGCATCAAAACTCCAGAAGTTTGGCAAGCCAGTCCTTTCTACGTTCCTACAGAATCAAGACCTTGGTTTCTCAACAAAGATGGTACACGCAGAGTCGCAGCAATTAATGGTATCGGGTGTGATGGAACTTCTGCCCATTTAATATTATCAGAAGAATCCAACCAACAAGAGCGCAGCAGCACATATTTAGAGCAAATTCCATTTTATCTTTTTCCACTCGCAGCAAACGCTAGCACAGATTTACTCAAGGCTTTAGAGAATCTTCAATTAACTATCGAAAATAGTGACTCTTTATTAGTTACTACTAGTCAAACCTTAGCTAGTTTTGAGAAAGTTTCAGCAGCAAAGTATGCTATAGCAATTATAGGACGCAACAAAAAAGAATTGCTCAAAGAAATCGAATCTGCTCGCAAGGGCGTGAATAAAGCTTTTGAGGATGGCACAGATTGGCTAACACCTTTAGGTAGTTATTTTACTGCTAAACCACTAGGAAAAACAGGCGAAATTGCTTTCGTTTATCCAGCAGCCGTCAATTCTTATATTGGTATTGGTCGCAATCTTTTCCGCCTATTTCCCAAACTCCATGATGATGTAATTATCAAAAGTCTTTATAAACGCGCTGCCGATGTTGTTAAACTGGTGTTTCCTAGAAGCTTGAATAAGTTTTCAACGAAGCAACTGGAAACACTCGAAAAGCAATTGTTAGATGATTCTTTGGTAATGTTTGAAACAGAAATGATCTGTGCCAGAATCATTACGACAATTGTTCAAGATTATTTCCGTATTCAACCAAAATACGTGTTTGGCTATAGCCTTGGTGAAACTAGCATGATGGTTGCTCAAGGAATTTGGAGTAATTTTCATCAAGGAAGTAATGCCTTTAACTCATCACCTCTTTTTAAAGACAGATTATCTGGTTCTAAAAGTGCTGTATTAGAATATTGGGGATTACCAAAAACATCTGCATCAATAAACGATAATTTTTGGATTACCTATGTTCTCATGGCTAATCTATCTCAGGTTAGAGAATGTATTAAACATGAGCAACGCGTTTATTTAACTCAGATTAATACACCAGAAGAAGTATTAATTGCTGGAGAACCAGCAGCTTGTGAACGAGTAATTAAAACTTTAGGTTGTAATGCTTTTCCGGCTCCCTTCGACCATGTAATCCATTGTGAGGCGATGCAATCGGAGTATGAGGAATTGGTAAAACTACACTCTTTACCAAGCCAAAATAGTCCAGATACTGTTTTTTATTCAGCTGGTAATTATCTACCTATTACACTCGATAGTAGCGAAATAGCTCGCAGTGTGAGCAAAGGGTTATGCCAACAACTAGATTTTTCTCGATTAGTTAATCGTGTCTACGATGATGGGGCAAGAATATTTATTGAAGCAGGGGCTGGCAGTGTTTGCTCTCGATGGATTGATAAAAATCTAGAAAATAAAGAACACATTACAGTATCACTTAATCGTAGAGGTGTAGACGACCATACTTCTATTATTAAAGCCCTTGCTAAACTAGTTAGCCATCGAGTTAGTTTAGATTTATCGCCATTGTATAGTGTTGCACAAGAAATTAGCAATCAAAATAAATCAACTATTAAAACAGTTAACTTAGGTAGAAAATCAATTATTGATAATATTTTGAGTACCGAAAATCGGAAAATTTTTCAAGATTCAGTAGGGGATTTGAGAGGCGATCGCTCCAATAATAAGTATGAAAATATCGCTAATGTTCCAGAAATTAAAATCATAGATTTTCTGAATAATCCTGATCAGAATGAGCAGCCAAAAATTAATTTTTATAATCAGCCACAAGAAAACACTATGAAAAATATTGTTGATAGTAACGAAGTTAAAGAACAATTACAATCTTCTGAATCAGATGCAACACAACAGCAAATTTCTCAATCAATTTCGTATCCTGTTACTATACCTCAATCTTTAGTAAATCCAGTTATATCGCCTAATCTACTTAAGACTCAATGTCAAAGGTTGAGCGCCAACAATTCTAGTATTACTAAAGCCCACGCTAATTTATTAGAAGCAAGACAAGAATCTAACAAGCAAATAAGCCAAATCATTCAATTACAACTAACTTATATCCAACATTTGCTCAATCAATAG
- a CDS encoding polyketide synthase: MEKIAIIGLSCLFPDANNPEEFWHNLTEQRDSISSVSVDEMGVNPRNFYNAAKGQPETIYSLKGGFIRNFHFDASEYNLPSDLAESLDNTFKWSLYAAKQAIVQSGYWGNQNILSKCGVILGNLSFPTKASNQLFAPIYQQTIEPAIAELLQQENFRLGAFPSAAKPSPYNAMISGFPAALIAKSLSLSSTHFCIDAACSSSFYAIKLASHYLRSHKADLMLAGAISCSEPLFLRMLFSGIQGYPENGISCPLDKSSRGLITAEGVGMVLLKRYSDAIRDGDKILATICGNGLSNDGKGKHLLSPSSQGQILAFERAYAEAQLSPKAIDYLECHATGTLLGDTTEFNSIETFFGQHQTSPLVGSAKANVGHLLVAAGMVSLTKAVLSMSHGFIPATINVTEPLGSENSVISAKNIVRNTTAWPNKIGNKYAALSAFGFGGTNSHLILEQGETLK, translated from the coding sequence GTGGAAAAAATAGCAATTATCGGATTATCCTGCCTCTTTCCTGATGCTAATAACCCGGAAGAGTTTTGGCATAACCTTACAGAACAAAGAGACTCAATATCATCTGTTAGTGTTGATGAGATGGGAGTAAATCCCAGAAATTTTTACAATGCTGCGAAAGGTCAACCAGAAACAATTTATTCCCTAAAGGGAGGATTCATTCGTAACTTTCATTTTGATGCTAGCGAATATAATTTACCATCAGATTTAGCAGAAAGCTTGGATAATACGTTTAAGTGGTCGCTGTATGCAGCTAAACAAGCAATTGTGCAGAGTGGCTATTGGGGAAATCAAAATATTCTCTCCAAATGTGGTGTAATTTTAGGTAATCTGTCGTTCCCGACAAAAGCCTCTAATCAATTGTTTGCACCAATTTATCAACAAACTATTGAACCTGCGATCGCCGAACTTTTACAGCAAGAAAACTTTCGTTTAGGAGCTTTCCCATCAGCGGCGAAACCCTCCCCATATAATGCAATGATCTCAGGCTTTCCAGCAGCATTAATTGCTAAATCTCTATCTTTATCTAGTACCCACTTTTGTATAGATGCTGCCTGCTCATCATCTTTTTATGCTATTAAATTGGCATCTCATTATTTGCGATCGCACAAGGCTGATTTAATGTTAGCTGGTGCAATCAGTTGTTCAGAACCATTATTTTTACGAATGTTATTTTCTGGTATTCAAGGTTATCCAGAAAATGGTATTAGTTGTCCCTTAGATAAATCATCTAGAGGATTAATTACAGCAGAAGGTGTAGGAATGGTATTGCTAAAACGATATAGTGATGCCATCAGAGATGGTGATAAAATCTTAGCAACTATCTGTGGTAATGGACTCTCAAATGATGGTAAAGGTAAGCACTTGCTTAGTCCTAGCTCTCAGGGACAAATTTTAGCATTTGAGAGAGCTTATGCTGAGGCACAACTAAGTCCTAAAGCAATTGATTATCTGGAGTGCCACGCTACAGGTACTCTACTAGGAGATACTACAGAATTTAACTCAATCGAAACTTTTTTTGGTCAACATCAAACATCACCTTTGGTAGGTTCTGCTAAAGCAAATGTTGGCCATTTACTTGTTGCTGCGGGCATGGTGAGTTTAACGAAGGCAGTTTTAAGTATGTCTCATGGTTTTATTCCAGCAACTATAAATGTTACTGAACCTCTCGGTTCTGAAAATAGTGTAATTTCCGCCAAAAATATTGTGAGAAATACCACGGCATGGCCAAACAAGATTGGTAATAAATACGCAGCTTTAAGTGCTTTTGGTTTTGGTGGAACTAACTCTCATTTGATTCTTGAACAAGGGGAAACTTTAAAATGA